One Candidatus Sulfurimonas baltica DNA segment encodes these proteins:
- a CDS encoding response regulator has product MMTRNLNILNEFNVLYLEDDDSLLKQTRDMLSDFLKNVYAVKTSAEAKQVIKQKKVDVIISDILLENENGIDFLRELKEEDINIPAILTTAHTDTKYLLDAIKLKVENYIVKPINLKELLNTLHDILLPLIQEIEIQKNSNIIRTISAITDSKQVEVVKFLFDNLNENNELIASYSDIMQQISISKPTLIKLFKELSEKKILVKVAHKTYRFNDKSLELI; this is encoded by the coding sequence ATAATGACTAGAAATTTAAATATACTAAATGAATTTAATGTACTCTATCTAGAAGATGATGACTCTTTACTAAAACAAACAAGAGACATGTTAAGTGACTTTTTAAAAAATGTATATGCTGTAAAAACTTCAGCGGAAGCAAAGCAGGTGATTAAGCAGAAAAAAGTCGATGTTATAATCTCAGATATCCTACTTGAAAATGAAAATGGAATAGATTTTTTAAGAGAGTTAAAAGAAGAAGATATAAATATACCGGCAATTTTAACAACTGCCCATACAGATACAAAATATTTGCTCGATGCAATAAAACTAAAAGTAGAAAATTACATCGTTAAACCAATAAACTTAAAAGAGTTACTAAATACTCTTCACGACATACTTTTGCCTCTAATACAAGAAATAGAAATACAAAAAAACTCAAACATAATCAGAACTATATCTGCAATAACTGATTCTAAACAAGTTGAAGTTGTTAAATTTTTATTTGATAACTTAAATGAAAATAATGAACTTATCGCTTCATACAGCGACATAATGCAACAGATCTCCATATCTAAACCAACTCTTATAAAACTTTTTAAAGAACTCTCAGAGAAAAAGATTTTAGTAAAAGTTGCACATAAAACTTATAGATTTAATGATAAATCATTAGAATTAATTT